AACTCATTTCggtaaaacaaaatgttgtttaatctgttaatttttatttatatgtatgtatgaaacAAGCAAGAGAACCAGATTAGAGTCTGCTACccatactcaaaatataccatagagtacaaaatataccagattttcaaccaaagcaaataaaaaatttcttaacaatttttatctgaacgcAATCacatttttaggaatcataaacGCTGTAGTTGTGAATCACATCTAGTGATTTCACTTACCATGTACCGTGTAGTTATGATTCCATTTATattgcttattttattttttcgatttgcgggggTGAAAGTGGGGGTGCCAAAAATCTAAAGCAAATTCCATAGAATTAGAAATTCCATTAGAAGTGCTGTTGGAAAATTTTTATATCTATGTCTTTTAGTATCGcaaatctaggtgttcatacggacggacagacagacggacggataGGGTTGAATCGTTTCGGCCACTGACGCCGATTAGAAATATAACTGAATGGGGCCGCACTCCTTCtgcctattacatacatatcatACATTTGCTGGCTGctaaaagttataataccgtTCTAGCATATGAGTGTAAAAACACCAAATAGAGGGTCGCTCGAAAATTTACCTATGGGAAATTTcgttatatattatttaagtaaaatgtTGATTTAATAAGAACAGTTTTCataagaaattgaaatgaattagAAAATTAGCTTAGATTTCCTAGTTTGATAATTGTAATTCACGTCTAATTCTCTGAGTTATGCAACTCTGGTGCTTTAATATTTCCCACATTTGTATCTTATCGGGTTTTGTGAATTGAAACTAAATGTGTTACAAATTTTGTGACCTTGAATGAAAATGATCATTTGCAATAAACATTTGTTGAAATATATTGGCAAAACTTACCTGTTCACCCAAGTTATTGATTATCATTGGCATAGAAAGGTACGAACACAAAGGTATGGCCCAGAGTAACACGTGTATAACTTCCCAAATTGAGAAGCGCTCTTCCAAAGTAGAAACATAAAGTATACAAACAGCATCaggaatattaaaaatcataaGAAATACAAATGAGGTGCCAAAGACCTCCACCATCTCCTGTTGGCATACCAACAACAGCTCATCGAAGAGCCGCAAACTCTGAGCCAATTTCtcttttgatttgctttcCATTATGATATCCTTTAATTGTTCCGCATGTGCTTTCATCAGCACGATAATCACGTGCACTAAGCTAGTGTAACAAGTTACAATAAAATTAGAACGTATCAGAAGGATAAAAAAACATAGAAATGAAATGACGAAGAAATCATTTCGTTTCGGATTCCAGTAGAATTGGGCGAATATTGCAATCGTAATGGCGTAGTATAAACAAATTCCCATCCAGAGATGATATAGACTCTGTGGGCGTGGTAGCTTCAATGTATCCACTTCAAGACGTCTGGCAATATCAGATAATATTTGCAGAAGAATctgctgtgtttgttgttgatagCGAAGCCAGAAATTGACTAATATCTGGCTGCACGGCATAGATAGAACAACCAATTCATGAAACAAGTTTCCCGATTGTGACAGCATGTCAACATAGGAAACTCTTCTGTCGGCGAACACTAATCTAAGCGCTACGAAAAAGATGACGTGCATAATTAACTGAATGCCATAAGAACACCAACTGGGATGGATCACATATCCTTTCGTAATCTTTGAGTAGTCGATATCGTTGAGTCCAATATAGCGCTGATAgtgtaaaaattttaaaagttttcctTGTTCTCCTGCCATTATTTTTAACCGTACGCTCACTAATGTGTTTTCATCGAATAAGCCCGAGCAACTAAATATACTATCCATTCGAAAAGTGCTTGgcgaataaattaattattggtGACAGCTAGTAAAATCGATTggcaatttagttaatttgttGTCCAATATAACATATGTTAGTTAAATTTTAGGAATAAAGTAAAACTATTTGTGCGAGTGTAAAAGATTACGACTTGAGGAACATTAAAATGATTCAGTATTAACTACTTTATACAGTTGACTGATAGCTTATCAGCTGTAATCAATTGAAAGGCAATTACTAAATAAGTTCTATATCAACGACAGAAGGCGTGTCCTATAATGTAATAGGTATATTTAGCTATCTTATTACGTgtaaaagtgtttaaaatgttagtttacataattaaagtaaattatgaaagtttattcattgaattacttttatttttaaatttcagaaaaGTGAATTGGACTTTTTGGAATGGTCACCACTGAACGATAGAAACTTGATGCCAGACGACTGGACAACAGATACACTGTTCTCGGCAATAAATGGACCTTTTCCCTTTCCCGATTCTCGAGAAATTggtaagtaaaaaaaaacagttacATCAGTAAAGAactaatacaatttttttctatatttggGTAGCGCGAGGAGCTGGCATTGCGGATTTTATACAGCCAAGTCTAGGACCGCTGCAACCGAATTTAGATGACATCGACATTACGTTCTCAGGTATTTTAGTCACTATAATCCACTGTTTAATTAGAAAACTGAATATAATGTTGGTTCTGTTGCACAGATTTGCTCACCACGAACTCTTCACGCTTGCCACCCGTGCCCGAGGAGGGCACCGATGCAGATATGCTTAAGAACGATGATTATTGCCTGCCAGCAATTGTTGGCGCCCCACACACATTGTACAGTCACGACAGTATGATGACTGTGGATACGAATATGCTGGAGCTCAATACACCCATCAGTAACATGCCCTTTACCGATATCGAGCAACAGTTTGCGGCTGCCCGACAAGTTCAGCAATCGGCCAATGAagctcaacagcaacaacagcagcaattacTGGGCGAGAGTACCACAGGGCGTGGCCATGTGACGAAGCACTTTGGTGCCATCAACAGCAGTGCCAGCGATAGTTTCTCGATTAAGAGCGTCATCAATGGGCGCATTGCCAAGAATACACAGAGGCCGTTCCGACGCGAACCTCATAACTATGATAAGGCTCAACCGACGCCGCATCAGACGAACATATATCAGCAGATGCTTGCCGATCAGCAAAAGAATCAGCAACAGCATATGATCGGTGGTGCGGTGTTACAATCATTTCAACCggctcagcagcaacaattgcaacagcagcagcaacagcaccaacaacaacagcagcagcagcaaacacgtCTGCATTTTcccacacagcagcagcaaagttcTTATAATACGCAGAGTTTTCTCAGCACCTATGCCGACAgctatcagcagcagcagcaacagttgtctacgcagcagcaacaacaacaacagcaacagcataaTGTCAAAGTTGAGCCACACAATACAGATATGTTATCGTTATTAAATGACACCAGCTACAACTCAATCAGTTACAAGCCGTATCCTCAGTTTAAGAAATCTGCATCAACGGGTGCATTTATCAATATGCCACGCGTAtcaccgcagcagcagcagcaagcgcaacaacaacagagttaTCTACAGCAagatcaacagcagcagcagctccagaTGCAGCAATCTCTGCCCCTTGGAATATCTTTGAGCACACAGCAAATCTTACAACTGACGCGCCAACAGTCAACCAactcacagcaacaacagcaacaacagcagcagcagcagcaacaacaacagcaacatgtgcagctgcagcagcagactGTGGCAAGTCTGCTGctaccacagcagcagcaacaacaacagcagcaacagcaaccagctgTCAGTGTTGCTCCATGGGCTACGCCCAATACAACCATATTGCCCAAGGAAATGCATCGATCAAACAGTCTGCCGCTTAACGTGTCGCTACCTAAACTCATTCATCacgagcagcaacagtttgCCGTGCCAAAATACCATGCAAAGGGCAAGTCCAGAGTGCGCAGCAACTCAATGCACCAACAGCACACGGTGGTTGCAGCAGGCGGCGGTTCGCCAATCAACAATGGTCATGGCAGCGTCAGCAACAGCACCGGCAACCTGCTAGTTGCACAGCAAATGCATCAGGCAACTAGCGATCCTATGCTCAACAGCACACTAGCTCAATTGCTGACTAAAAGTGAGTACAAATATCCAAAGATTCGTGTAATATGATTTACTTAATTCTTTTGAGGGGCATGAATTCAAtgtaaataagtaagaaagctactgtcgagagtgctcgactctgagatacacgctacccattttcTATAAAACCGTATTCCACcaaaatatgccacaaaaatactaaaatataccgagggctctattttgtatatcgatgttgtactaaattcaaaatatacagtaCAAAAAGAaactagattgtcagccaactAAGATCCTTAGTAATTAGGCGTATTTTGcaactaaacaaatatttcttaaataacttctataacactttttatttgattcTAACCAAAtattcaggaatcataaatactgtagttattattacgCTTGGTATTATAAATTATCCGATTTGCAGGGGCTACCCCTTTCtatagcgagtataaaaatataaaaaacaatagttataacaaaaaaaagcgaatttgacttatataaaaaaactaaatcaaatacatttcaataaGGTTGTTGTTTGAATTGGGAAAATAGATAGAATATAACATATTTCAATCATTTAATTACTAGCAATTAGTCTGATTTCTAAAGTAGTGGCCGGATTATTCTGAAACTTTAACAgcaatttaaagatttaaattaaaagatttttaaaagaTTGCAAATTTAGCAATGACAAGGGTTTTGGGCTACATGCATCGGAAGTGTGTCAGACCACAAACTTATCATTTTATAGTTGTTTCAAATCATTATTCATTAATGTTAATTGCTTTGTCTCGCTGgcgatttgaatttttgtagcAAGCAATTCACATAAAATTGAGTACATTCCCACCAATAAATGATATTATAGAAACATTTAAGTACACATATCAAGTATTCTAATTGATTTGTACTTTCTTTATAGGTACACGCCTGCAGGCAGCTGTGGCAAATAAAACGCAGCCAAGTACCTCCACCAATGCCATAGCCAACAGtcatagcagcagcaatgtaTCGCAGTCGGTTTACATCAGCAATGCTGCCACATCGCCGCTGTCTGTGCCGGTGCCGGCGCAGCAACATTCACCAAAGAAGACCGCCTCATTGCCCGTGACCATTGCCACACCCTCGCTGCACAGTCCGCCCGGCAGTAAGATGCTTAGTTTTAGTCAGGGCACGACAGCGAACATGGGCAGCAGCCTCAGTCTGTCGCCAGACTCACCGTTCCACGACTCTCAGGATTCACCTTTGTCGCCAACGACCAGCCTCAAGTATCAGCCACGGGACACTCAACGGCGTGCCGGGCACATTCATGCGGAACAGAAGCGACGATATAATATCAAAAATGGATTCGATACGCTGCACTCGCTTATaccgcagctgcagcagaaCCCAAATGCCAAGCTAAGCAAGGCGGCAATGTTGCAAAAGGGTGCCGATCACATCAAACAATTGCGACAGGAGCGCAATGTGCTCAAGGACAAGATCGAAGCACTGCGCATGGAGCGAGATGCACTCAACAACTCTCTTACGTAAGTACATACTATCGATTGTGTACTTTCAATGCCAATTAACTTTAACATCAACATCTACACAGGCATCTGCATTCGATACTACCCGCAAATGGCGCTCCGGTGACACGCCAGGGAACAGAGCACGTGCGTCAATTGTATGAGGTCTACGTACGTTACAATACGATGAACGATTGGAAGTTTTGGATTGTAAGTGATCAAGTGAAATGAATCAATCTCAATAAGCTCactaattcattttcaatttatagcTCGGTTTAATTTTGGAGCCCTTGCTGGCCTCATACACCTCGACAGTGTCCAGCGCCAGCTTAGATGAGCTGCGTCGCACCGCTTTCCTATGGGTCGATCAGCATTGTTCGCTTATTGATTTGCGACCCGGttagttaaatatttcttatctTTTATTCTTCAAGaaaaactaatttgatttatgtttattttgcagCTGTTACGAACAAATTAAAGTACCTATCCATGCACACGGATATCGTATCGGAGCCACCGAGCACATTGCAGGAGGAGGTGAACAAGGCTGTACAGAATACCAACGGTCAGCATCCTAATCTGCATGGCTCCTAACCTATCTTGCTGCTCGTgatatgaatttatttcaacaattttcaaacaCCATTGCTAcaatttgttaacaatttgGTCAATGTCAAACCGTTCGCCTTGCTGTCTGACCATAGCTCAGCAGTAAAAAGAATTGTACAAATCGCCTTTTAGgctaaaatttattatatattttgcaacgGATGCAATTGATTAATGTCTAACGCTAAACGCTCTAAAAGCCGACAGCTGTGAGCCCTCAGCAGCTCCCGCTGCAGTTGAAGTAGCGCAATGCAGCAAATAGTGCCTACAATCTTTGACTTAagtgtaaaataaacaaagcgattttacaattttttcataCACTTTGTCTATTTTATTAATCAACGCTAACTAATAGTTTGAACTATTGAATGGAGTGGTTTTCTTTAAGTGAAACACATGAATTTCTTTAAGATTACGGCAACTGGGAATTATTTTAAGCgtcattcatatttttagatATCGAGGAGATTCATAACTGAACTGAGTCGCCTTGATAACAGAAGTGTCGTAGAATATTATAATCTTGAGGTACTTAAAgtcatttttagtttttccaATTAATAAGCAAactatttgatattttatttataaaaataaagtaaaaatgtgACTCACCTCTTCCTCTAAGTTAATTAGCAAAGGCAAGCTCACATAAATAGTGAGCGGCAGCATCCATCTAATAAGAAGCAGCAAGTCCTTATAGCATAGTGTATCTTTAGGTAGAGCCATGTAACCAATTTGCACAGCATCAACAATTaagttgaaatatataaacagTAAAGGGATACCATAAATTTGCACCATCCCATCCTGGCAAATCGAGTGCAGTTTATCACTAATGTAGAGTCTTTTCCCCAGCTCATGGAGGGACAAAGAGCCACATTGAAGATGGTATTTAATTCGAGCTCTTTGTGCTTGCATCAAATGATTTATAGCATAAGCTAAGGCACTATAGCAgctaattatataaaattcataattctCACGTATTAAAtagttgaaaaacaaaattgaatacttCAATTTGAACTGAATATCGTAAATTGCCAAAACTGCAgtatcaaatattttgtaaatgcaGAAGATGACCCAAAGTCGAAAAAGCCAACGCGAAAACCGTGTATTCAGGCTGTGAATACGCATTTCTCGTGCGGCATTGGATATTTGGCGTAGCAGGATAACTTGGGAGTTCTGATAAATATATAGCCATAGGATAGCAATCAATTGGCTAAAGCAGCTTACCAAGATCTCTAAGTAATTCATGGCATTAATGGTTATTAAAATAGCATGTTGATGATCATGAAACCACAGATGCGGTACGCACATTATACCGGAAACAAGAATTCCAATTAGTAGAAAACGTACGAAGTAGCACGTCCAAGACTGCTTAAGTACGTAACATTCCTTATAATCTGAATAACCCAGATCTGAAATTCCCAAGTAACGTTGATATAGCACAAAACTAAAGAGTCGCATTTTTCTAGAGTGGCACGTGCGTGAACTGATGAAACACTCACTCACAACTGACTTCATACTGAGTGAAagaacaataaataacaatatggtatactatattttgGGAACACGAGTAGAATAACTTTGTGGGGTAGGACATTTGCAATTGGCACAGTTTGTACTGAAATTTGTATAACCTTTTTGATTAATTAGAACCTTGTAATGATTGAGAAGCAGAAggttttaatttctttaaaagtagtatacaaaattaatgttaCGACACATTCAGTGTAgcttaattattgttttctttaaccCTAAGAAAAGGTTAGAGCATATTTCACAGCCGATCACTTCTCGTACTAGTTTTCACTTCCAttgcattaatatttcatttttcatattgAATGGATTAACTAAACTACCAATGTGGGAAATCGAAATACTTGTTGCCATTGAAATAGTCAggaattaataattaatccCCACTGTGTGCCAGATCCAACAGTCtcttaataaattactttaagcTGATGAGTTGCTCATAGAAATTTTAGTAAGTTAAATGGccaaaaacataataataatgctgcTTAAATTATCTAATATGTTTTACATACAATATtctaaaattcaatttaatgaaaCTGAGCGAACTTAAAGCAAAATGCTCttacattaatataataaagataTAAGGATTACGTACCTCGTCGCCAAGTTGACTACATGAAAATGGTAAAGCCGCATAAAAACCATTTGTTAATACCCAGGGAAATGGTCTTATAGATAAATGCTGCGATAGGTAGTACAAACTCGACGGAAGGGCAAGTGTGGAAAATATCAGGTGTAATATGATTAGAGGTCCATAGATGATGTTTACATGCTGCTCGGCAAGAGACAAAATCTCGTCATGTACTTTAATGTTACGCAATACAATCttctttaattgttttaatggTTGTTTTTCCTTCATTGCTGATTCAAGCTTTAGCCTATATTTGTGCAAAATCTGTGCCATGACAGTGATCAATGCGGCATAGAACGTCATCAAATAGTTGCAGTAGTAGGTATGCAAAATGGAACTCGAAAATAGTCGGATATAGGAAAGATCCGTAAAAATGAGAGATCCATATTGAAATAGTGTATTCAGAGGGTACATTAAACAGAAGCTTagccagcaccacaacatccAACGGGGCACTTTAAGTTCATCACAATCCTTCGACAATCTCTGAAGGCGTCGCAAAAGATTCagttgacgtcgctgctgcaTCAGCGACCATAGAAGTTGAATCATCAAGGATATTGATTCACTGGCGTAGGCCATATGTACGAAGAAATCAACCACAATGAAGGTAGTTAAGTCGAACATAATTTCCCATTCCTTTATCGAGTAGTAAGCACACCAGAATAACACAGTTTGCAGCACACTGTACTTGATGTAGAACTTCATACTTTGCTTAAGTCGATAACACTTTCGGTTTGAATCGTAAATAATTCTTGTATATAGCATTCCATACAGGAATTCCAAGTAAATTTGCAGCGTTTCTTCCATTCTAAGGCTTCTAAACTGGCACTGACAATACTCATGAATAAAGTATTGTCTATGTCATGAAATGAAAAAGATGTGGTTGAATACTCCGTTCCAACTGTGGGCTCAGAAAAAGTGTATACTTTTATTACACAACTCAACTTATCACctaagtttattaataaatgtgaGTTCTTAAagattgaatttttaattaagttgcaaaaatctattttttatgatttgctaatatatgatttttatacctCAATCATCTTAAAAGACTCTTTTAGGGTATTGGTGTTTCATCATTACATGAATCCTTTTATACTAATTTAATGAATTCCTAACTTCTGCTGGCGATTTTCAACGTTTATAAGTCAATTACATACCTAAGTCTCTTAGgatttaatttgtatgcaattaAACCAACCAGCACTGAAAATTTTCTGaatattactttaatttgttaaagtgTACATGATAAGCGACTGCAAGTGATTAAAATTGATATGCGCAATGCCTATTTTTGGGAAACGCAGTTCATTTTTCCAAATTAGTGgaacatggctagatcgtctcggctgttggcgctgatcaagaatatactatatatagtatatactttatacggtcggagatgcctccctCTACctgatacatacatttcctgtcggcacaaagttataatacccttctaccctatgggtagcgggtataaaaatgaccTGCGGATGTCAAGGATGTTAtctaaaaaatgtaaaaattgcGTGCGTCTGTCAAGGATATGAAACCGTATAATAGCACAAGCGGCAAAACGGCGTCATGGCAGGTAGATGTAAACCTAGATAATTTTAAGAtaatattactttaaaaataaattaactgaGGCTCTGGGATCAGTCTGATTTTGAAATCCGTCTAGTGCAGATCGTTTCTGTTTTCAAAGCCctcaaaagttaaaaaataagaaaaaaacataaaccaTTTATTATCATGCAAAACCAAAGTTATTGCAATCTCTGTAATGTTGTGTTGTCCTCAAAAGGAATGGGATACCATCATCATTTGCGTTCAGAGCAGCATAAGATGAGAGTAATAGAACCGATTAATAGCCGGTTAAAGAAGATTTCGGCAGCATTCACTGGCCGCTTACTTCgatataagtatttaaatgaGTGGACTGGAGTAAAAATGCCACCAGAGTTCTTAAATGAAGCAGGCGAAGCTTACGTTCCTCATTTATCAAATGTATTGAATAGTTATATGTCGGCCAAAGtcaattttgaattgtttgctCAGTATACACTTTTGAAGGACGAAGTGGAATACACGGATATTAAATCATTTCAATCAAATATGACAATTGAAATCATGTGCTGCAACTTACAACAATCATTTAAAGAACATGCAGAAACAATAATTACCAAAATTGATGAGTTTCAGGAGAGTGATAGTGGTTGGCGGCTAAATTGGATTCTTCGTTTGGAAATGAATTTTAACAAGTACATGCCAATAAGAGGTGCAGCATTTATTGAATTACCATATAAGCTTAGGCACAAGAAAGCAGTTATCAATGTGCAGAACAAAGATGTATTCTGTTTTAAGTGGACTGTTATTGCTGCTTTATCGAGGAAGCGAATGCCTTATAGATGTTCATCATACAATGTACGAATTTTTGAtgattttatcaaaataaacgATGAAATAACACTAAATTTTAGTGGCTTAACATTTCCATTAAGTCCTCGAGACATTCAAATGTTTTTGGATTTGAATCCGACAATAAGCATTACGCTTTTCGGGTACGACTCAGAGAATGAAAACGTGTTTGGACCCATTTTTTATACAAACGAAATAAAGGACCATCACATAAATATGTTGTTGGTGGAGGACGAGAACAAATATCATTATACATGGATCCATAAATTGTCAGCGTAAGTTctgtgcatttttattttctgtgcatgattttgaaattaagtgcattttttatttctagttTATTTGCATCACAAACTGGGAGATCTAGGCAGAAGAAATGGTATTGTGACATATGTCTCAACTCTAAAATGAGTGAACAGGACTTCTTGAAGCACAAGGAGATGTGCAATGGAAAACTTTGTTCATTGCCCAGTCCTCTGAATGCGTTGTTAAAGTTTAACAACTTTCAAAAAACATTACCAGTGCCGTTTGTAGCTTATGCAGATT
This window of the Drosophila albomicans strain 15112-1751.03 chromosome 2L, ASM965048v2, whole genome shotgun sequence genome carries:
- the LOC127565289 gene encoding protein WBSCR14 homolog — translated: MMLNKYESYQRTNNMFPHHHQQQQPPQHQQQLSQSLSQHQLQLQSLPLSLSQLQYAGGSTDAIGAGSNSAAELATAEMLASKAERESIHSGQFMVSHFEAEEAQDDLEDDGEVKMLDPEDPSLDKAGEETNTCRDVQLYVPQTVVHFPRMDLDRDCDENSMGITSHLEIETSLTKLFKCMNLAYSQKLTSPKWNHFKGVRLRWKDKIRLNNVIWRCWHMQFIQKRRTPVCQFASPLDVDIHSNPQTVVLEGKYWKRHAAVIKAEYRKWRKNYKSKATGCLTYDSKSELDFLEWSPLNDRNLMPDDWTTDTLFSAINGPFPFPDSREIARGAGIADFIQPSLGPLQPNLDDIDITFSDLLTTNSSRLPPVPEEGTDADMLKNDDYCLPAIVGAPHTLYSHDSMMTVDTNMLELNTPISNMPFTDIEQQFAAARQVQQSANEAQQQQQQQLLGESTTGRGHVTKHFGAINSSASDSFSIKSVINGRIAKNTQRPFRREPHNYDKAQPTPHQTNIYQQMLADQQKNQQQHMIGGAVLQSFQPAQQQQLQQQQQQHQQQQQQQQTRLHFPTQQQQSSYNTQSFLSTYADSYQQQQQQLSTQQQQQQQQQHNVKVEPHNTDMLSLLNDTSYNSISYKPYPQFKKSASTGAFINMPRVSPQQQQQAQQQQSYLQQDQQQQQLQMQQSLPLGISLSTQQILQLTRQQSTNSQQQQQQQQQQQQQQQQHVQLQQQTVASLLLPQQQQQQQQQQQPAVSVAPWATPNTTILPKEMHRSNSLPLNVSLPKLIHHEQQQFAVPKYHAKGKSRVRSNSMHQQHTVVAAGGGSPINNGHGSVSNSTGNLLVAQQMHQATSDPMLNSTLAQLLTKSTRLQAAVANKTQPSTSTNAIANSHSSSNVSQSVYISNAATSPLSVPVPAQQHSPKKTASLPVTIATPSLHSPPGSKMLSFSQGTTANMGSSLSLSPDSPFHDSQDSPLSPTTSLKYQPRDTQRRAGHIHAEQKRRYNIKNGFDTLHSLIPQLQQNPNAKLSKAAMLQKGADHIKQLRQERNVLKDKIEALRMERDALNNSLTHLHSILPANGAPVTRQGTEHVRQLYEVYVRYNTMNDWKFWILGLILEPLLASYTSTVSSASLDELRRTAFLWVDQHCSLIDLRPAVTNKLKYLSMHTDIVSEPPSTLQEEVNKAVQNTNGQHPNLHGS